A window of Phyllobacterium sp. T1293 contains these coding sequences:
- the coaE gene encoding dephospho-CoA kinase (Dephospho-CoA kinase (CoaE) performs the final step in coenzyme A biosynthesis.) — protein sequence MIVLGLTGSIGMGKSTAAQMFMDAGIPVYSADETVHKLYSGVAAPLIEAAFPGVTENGVVDRAELSKAVIGNPEALKKLESIIHPLVRSEENAFRKTAELQGAKLVVIDIPLLFETGGDERVDKILVVSAPADVQKKRVLARSDMTPEKLEAILKRQTPDAEKRGRADFVVNTDQSFDATRAEINDIIRVLTDS from the coding sequence ATGATCGTACTTGGCCTCACAGGGTCGATCGGTATGGGCAAATCAACAGCTGCCCAGATGTTTATGGATGCGGGCATTCCAGTCTATTCCGCCGATGAAACGGTTCATAAGCTCTATTCTGGCGTCGCTGCGCCATTGATTGAAGCGGCCTTTCCCGGAGTGACTGAAAATGGTGTCGTAGATCGTGCCGAACTGTCAAAGGCCGTCATTGGCAACCCTGAGGCTCTAAAGAAGCTGGAATCCATCATTCATCCACTGGTTCGATCGGAAGAGAACGCTTTTCGCAAAACGGCTGAATTGCAGGGGGCAAAGCTGGTCGTGATCGATATTCCTCTGCTGTTTGAAACGGGCGGCGATGAGCGGGTGGACAAGATACTGGTTGTCAGCGCACCGGCTGACGTGCAGAAAAAGCGGGTTCTGGCACGGTCTGATATGACGCCTGAAAAACTGGAAGCGATCCTTAAGCGCCAGACGCCCGATGCGGAAAAACGCGGCCGTGCCGATTTTGTCGTCAATACAGATCAGTCATTTGACGCCACGCGGGCCGAAATCAACGATATTATTCGCGTTCTTACGGATTCTTGA
- the dnaQ gene encoding DNA polymerase III subunit epsilon, with product MREIIFDTETTGLDRLDDRVIEIGGVEMVNRFPTGNTFHVFINPEGKQVHPDALAVHGISNDRLKDEPVFAGIVDRFLEFIDGAKLIAHNATFDMGFINAELGRLGHPAISNDRVIDTLALARRKHPMGPNSLDALCRRYGIDNSHRTMHGALLDSQLLAEVYIELIGGKQAALGLTVAEQSDNKQSANTETVVIIARRAAPLAPRLTDAEKQAHEKLVEKIGEKAIWNERIAAL from the coding sequence ATGCGCGAGATCATATTCGATACGGAAACAACGGGGCTCGACCGGCTGGACGATCGTGTGATCGAAATTGGCGGTGTCGAGATGGTCAATCGTTTCCCCACCGGCAATACATTTCATGTTTTCATCAACCCCGAGGGCAAACAGGTCCATCCGGACGCTCTTGCGGTTCACGGCATCAGCAATGACCGTTTGAAGGATGAGCCGGTTTTCGCAGGTATTGTCGACAGGTTCCTCGAATTTATCGACGGGGCAAAGTTGATCGCCCACAATGCCACATTCGATATGGGTTTTATCAATGCTGAACTTGGTCGGCTTGGCCATCCCGCCATCAGCAATGACAGGGTTATCGACACACTAGCGCTTGCGCGTCGCAAACATCCGATGGGTCCAAACTCGCTGGATGCGCTGTGCCGTCGATACGGAATTGATAATAGCCACCGCACAATGCACGGCGCATTGCTCGATTCGCAACTGCTCGCTGAAGTTTATATCGAACTGATTGGTGGGAAGCAGGCGGCCCTGGGGCTGACTGTCGCCGAACAATCAGATAACAAGCAATCGGCAAATACGGAAACAGTGGTTATTATTGCCCGCCGCGCCGCGCCGCTTGCACCGCGTCTGACCGATGCTGAAAAGCAGGCCCATGAAAAACTGGTCGAGAAGATTGGCGAAAAAGCCATCTGGAACGAACGTATAGCGGCTCTTTAG
- the secB gene encoding protein-export chaperone SecB — MAQKPDEKAENGNEATNGNGSVQQQTLNILAQYVKDLSFESPGAPLSLRPRDKAPGISINVNVNANPIAENDFDVVLTLTARAGEGKEVLFNAELVYGGVFRLEGFPQEHLLPLLFIECPRLLFPFARQIIAEATRNGGFPPLMIDPIDFAQMFQQRMAEEQAKSMVS, encoded by the coding sequence ATGGCTCAAAAGCCTGATGAAAAGGCCGAAAACGGCAATGAAGCGACCAATGGCAATGGGAGCGTCCAGCAGCAGACACTGAACATCCTTGCTCAGTATGTGAAGGATCTTTCCTTCGAAAGCCCCGGCGCGCCTTTGTCACTGCGTCCGCGTGACAAGGCTCCCGGCATCAGCATCAATGTGAATGTCAACGCCAATCCGATTGCAGAGAACGATTTCGACGTTGTTCTGACCCTTACGGCGCGTGCCGGCGAAGGCAAGGAAGTTCTGTTTAATGCAGAACTCGTCTATGGCGGTGTTTTCCGTCTGGAAGGTTTCCCGCAGGAACATCTCCTGCCGCTGCTTTTCATTGAATGCCCGCGCCTGCTTTTCCCGTTCGCGCGTCAGATCATCGCGGAAGCAACCCGCAATGGCGGCTTCCCGCCGCTGATGATCGACCCGATCGATTTTGCGCAGATGTTCCAGCAGCGTATGGCTGAAGAACAAGCCAAGTCGATGGTCAGCTAA
- a CDS encoding shikimate dehydrogenase, translating to MANNPRAFVTGYPIRHSRSPLIHGYWLKQFGLKGSYQAVEVAPEDFPQFVNGLQDNGFVGGNVTIPHKEVAFSLCEKRDAAAEEIGAVNTLWFENGLLHGGNTDAYGFVANLDAGSPDWSERKSALVLGAGGASRAIIFALKQRGFTDIRIVNRTVERARELADRFGIAGGAHGLNAIPELLQGAALIVNTTSLGMQGKDDLDIDLSGADSDALVTDIVYVPLETPLLRAARSRGLKTVDGLGMLLHQAVPGFEHWFGRRPEVTPELRNLVLADMASAAEKAK from the coding sequence ATGGCTAATAATCCCCGCGCATTTGTAACTGGTTATCCGATCCGCCATTCGCGTTCGCCGCTCATTCATGGATATTGGCTGAAGCAGTTTGGGCTGAAAGGATCATATCAGGCGGTGGAAGTTGCTCCTGAAGATTTCCCGCAGTTCGTGAATGGTTTGCAAGACAATGGTTTTGTCGGTGGGAATGTTACAATTCCCCATAAGGAAGTGGCCTTTTCCCTGTGTGAGAAACGTGATGCCGCGGCTGAGGAAATCGGAGCTGTTAATACACTCTGGTTTGAAAATGGCCTCCTTCATGGTGGCAACACGGATGCTTACGGATTTGTGGCAAATCTCGATGCAGGCAGCCCAGACTGGAGCGAACGCAAGAGTGCGCTGGTGCTCGGTGCGGGCGGTGCAAGCCGGGCTATTATCTTTGCTCTGAAACAGCGTGGCTTCACCGATATTCGAATCGTCAACCGGACTGTGGAGCGGGCTAGGGAATTGGCAGACCGATTTGGCATCGCCGGAGGTGCCCATGGCTTGAATGCGATACCTGAATTGCTGCAGGGCGCGGCTCTCATTGTAAACACCACATCGCTTGGCATGCAGGGCAAGGATGATCTCGACATTGATCTGTCCGGAGCTGATTCGGATGCGCTGGTAACCGATATTGTCTATGTGCCGCTGGAAACACCACTTTTGCGGGCGGCGCGCTCGCGAGGTCTCAAAACTGTCGACGGGCTTGGTATGCTGCTGCATCAGGCAGTGCCCGGTTTTGAACATTGGTTCGGCAGGCGGCCCGAAGTGACGCCGGAACTGCGAAACCTCGTTCTGGCCGATATGGCTTCGGCGGCGGAGAAAGCAAAATGA
- a CDS encoding FxsA family protein: MRSSFVPLLLLALPFLEIAGFIVVGSKIGVLATLGLVILSIFLGVFLLRLQGFGILQKIRSETAAGRTPSRELVHGVMLFFAAFLLIVPGFITDIIGLLLFIPAVRDIGWRFVQSRVVVVNSGATDYSRTRPTRNADRVIELDPEDYSRKSDPNSPWKPKE, translated from the coding sequence TTGCGATCCTCTTTTGTACCCCTGTTGCTCCTAGCGCTTCCATTTCTGGAAATTGCCGGTTTCATTGTGGTTGGCAGCAAGATCGGTGTCCTGGCGACCCTTGGTCTGGTCATATTGTCGATCTTCCTTGGCGTTTTTCTGCTGCGCCTGCAGGGCTTTGGTATTTTGCAAAAAATTAGGTCTGAAACAGCAGCTGGACGGACACCAAGCCGGGAGCTGGTGCATGGTGTGATGCTGTTCTTCGCAGCATTTCTGCTGATTGTTCCGGGTTTCATTACGGACATTATCGGTCTGCTCCTGTTTATCCCCGCTGTCCGTGATATTGGCTGGCGTTTTGTCCAAAGCCGCGTGGTTGTCGTCAATTCGGGAGCTACAGATTATTCGCGCACAAGGCCCACCCGCAACGCCGACCGCGTCATTGAGCTTGATCCCGAAGACTATTCCAGAAAATCTGATCCTAACTCTCCTTGGAAACCGAAAGAATAG
- a CDS encoding Maf-like protein: MQIILASKSPFRATLLKNAGVSFIAESANIDERAVEAPLYKTGATPEDVALVLAEAKALDVSERNPDALVIGSDQTLSLGDEVLHKPDDMDAARRQLLKLSGQTHHLNSAVVLAKGGQTLWRHVSVARMTLRDLDPAFIGRHLSRVGPIALQSVGAYQYEGEGVQLFEKVDGDYFTIVGLPLLPLLAELRREGAIDG, from the coding sequence ATGCAGATCATCCTCGCGTCCAAAAGCCCGTTCCGGGCAACGTTACTGAAGAATGCTGGCGTTTCCTTCATCGCAGAGTCGGCCAATATCGATGAGCGGGCTGTGGAGGCACCTCTTTATAAAACCGGCGCAACACCTGAGGATGTGGCGCTTGTTCTGGCCGAAGCAAAAGCTCTTGATGTGAGCGAGCGCAACCCGGATGCACTGGTTATCGGCTCGGACCAAACCCTGTCACTGGGCGATGAAGTTTTGCATAAGCCTGATGATATGGATGCCGCGCGGCGGCAATTGCTCAAACTTTCGGGCCAGACGCACCATCTGAACAGCGCGGTTGTTCTGGCCAAAGGCGGCCAGACGCTATGGCGGCATGTATCAGTCGCGCGCATGACATTGCGAGATCTCGATCCCGCTTTCATCGGTCGCCACCTATCGCGCGTCGGGCCAATCGCTCTGCAAAGTGTCGGCGCCTATCAATATGAGGGTGAAGGCGTGCAGCTTTTCGAAAAGGTCGATGGCGACTATTTTACCATTGTCGGCCTTCCGCTGCTGCCATTACTGGCCGAATTGCGCCGGGAGGGTGCCATTGATGGCTAA